Below is a window of Mucilaginibacter ginkgonis DNA.
AGCCTTAATAAATTTTGATTTTATCAATTACAATTTTATATATTTGAAAAAGGGGCTTAATATCATCTGCTTTCTGATAATGGTTACCATTGTTTTTCAGTTTGGCTAAGAAATTACTCTATACTAAATCTAAATTTTTAACACGTATTTAAAATTATGGCAACCGGAAAAGTAAAATGGTTTAACACACAAAAAGGCTTCGGCTTTATTATTACAGAAGAGGGCAAAGACCTTTTTGTGCACTTTAAAGATGTACAAGGTGGTGTTAACGCAATTAAAGACAATGACAATGTTGAGTATGACGTTGAAGAAGGCAGAAAAGGCCTTCAAGCGGTAAACGTTAAAAAAGTTTAAATTAACACTTGCACATAAAGAAATTGAACCTTCGCAATAGCGAGGGTTTTTTTGTGCGACGGGTTTTCATCATACGGCAGATTTACTACATTAGGCCACCAATTAATTAACTAATGCCCCAAAACGATCAACAGCTAACTAAGAATGTAGTCTTTCTTGTACTGGTAGCAGCCCTTGGCTATTTCGTAGATATTTATGACTTGGTCGTTTTCTCGGTGATAAGATTGAAAAGCCTTGCGGACATAGGCGTGCCGGCTGCCGAAATGCGTACAACCGGGGCCTTTGTTTTAAACATGCAGATGGCCGGATTACTGGTTGGCGGCATTGTTTGGGGAATTATCGGCGATAAATTCGGCAGAGTAAAAGTATTGTTCGGCTCAATATTGCTTTATTCCTTAGCGAATTTTGCAAATGGTTTAGTTCACGATATCACGAGGTATGCTATTATTCGTGTTATTGCAGGTATAGGCCTGGCCGGGGAGCTGGGTGCAGGGATAACATTAGTAAGTGAAACGCTTAGCAAAGAAAAACGCGGCTACGGCACCATGGTAGTTGCGGTAATAGGGCTGTTTGGAGCGGTCGCGGCTGCACAGGTTGGCAAGCATGATTGGCGCACAGCTTATTTTGTTGGTGGGGGATTAGGTATCGTGTTATTAGCATTAAGGTTAGGCACCTTTGAATCGGGCATGTATAAGAATGTGGCAAAGATCAAAGTGGCAAAGGGTAATATGCTAATGCTTTTCAATAATTGGAGCAGGTTTTATAAATACCTGTGCTGTATCTTGATAGGTGCACCTCTTTGGTACGTGGTAGGAATATTGGTTACACAGTCGCCTGAGTTTGGCAAAGCACTCGGTGCTAAAGAGTTGTTAGATGCTGGTACAGGAATTATGTATACTTACATTGGTATCGCTATAGGCGATATTGCCGCAGGTCTGTTAGCTCAGTTGACAAAATCCCGTAAGCTAACCATGATGATATTTTTGTTGCTAACTGTGGTCAGTGTGGCCACCTACCTCGGCACTAAAAATATCACCGTTTCACAGTTTATAACCATTTGTTTCTTCATGGGCTTTACTGTGGGTTATTGGGCTACGTTCGTCACCATTGCTTCAGAACAGTTTGGCACTAACATACGCTCTACTGTGACTACTACAGTACCGAATTTTGTAAGAGGTGCCCTGATACCGATCAGCGCGATATTTGACTTATTAGTTGTGCATTATGGTATGATCACCAGCGGTTATATCATGATGGGCGCGTTAACTATCATCTCTTTATTTGCTCTTAGCCAGTTAAAAGAAAGCTTTAGCAAAGACCTGGATTACGTGGAGAGTGACGAAGATCCTGTTGGTCAATTTAATGTAGGATCTTGAAGTATATTCTGCTGGTACCGCTAATTTCTGCACTTTTGTTGCGATGATCTATAAGGAACAAATCGCTGAAGATTACAAACAAATCCAGGCCGATATCTGTGCCGCGCTTGAGGCAATGGATGGAAAAGCCAAATTTGCGAGCGAAGAATGGAATCGGGAAGGCGGGGGTGGGGGGCTTACCCGTATAATTCAAAACGGTGATAGCATCGAAAAAGGCGGCGTGAATTTTTCTGCAGTTCATGGCAAATTACCGGCGGCAATAAAAAAAGCATTCGGGACAGAAAACGACGATTTCTTTGCCACGGGCGTTTCTATCGTAATGCATCCCAATCATCCGATGGTGCCCATTATCCACATGAACATCAGGTATTTTGAAATGCCTGATGACACAGGAGCAGAGCCTATACGCTGGTTCGGCGGTGGGATAGACCTTACCCCTCACTATGTAATTGAACAGGATGCGCAATTTTTCCACAGTAAACTAAAATCTGTTTGTGATAAATATGATGACGGTTTTTACCCGCGCTTCAAGACTTGGGCAGATGATTACTTTTTTATCAAACATCGCGATGAGACCCGTGGTGTAGGTGGCATATTTTATGACCGGTTAAAGGCTGATGAAAATATAAGTTGGGATAATATTTTTGAATTTTCTAAGTCATTAGGGCGATCCTTCATAGATATCTATCCCGAACTGGTAAACCGAAATCGCAATAAAGCCTACAGCACAGAAAACCAGGAATGGCAATACATGCGCCGCAGCCGTTATGCCGAATTTAATCTGGTTTACGATGCGGGTACGAAATTTGGCTTGGAAACTAATGGGCGGATTGAGTCTATACTGATGAGTTTGCCGCCTATGGCAAAATGGATATATGATTTTAAGCCGATACCGGGCAGCGACGAAGAAAAGACATTATCTCTATTAAAAAAAGGCATCAGCTGGGCGTAATTGAATAATCATGAAAAGAATATTTTCTCTGCTAACATTAGCCACTGCTGCAGCATACGGCTTCAAAGTCAGCACACTTAAGGGCACTTACAAATATGCGGGCAGCGCAATTAACGGTAAATATGAGCCAAACTCTGAAGAGTTTAACATGGAACGCCGTTATGACAATGGAAAGTTTGATGCCTTTGTGCTCGAGGATGGTAAACAGCCGTTTAAATACCAGTCGGGCAAATACAAACTGAAAAATGATTCCTGTTTTGAAACGGAAACCTTCAACGCACAGTCGGCTGTTTTAACAGGCAAAACGTTAAAATATAGCTTCACTTTCCACCAGGACACCTTGATCTTGAAAGGGATATTACCTAATGGTAACGCTGCTGAAGAGCATTGGGTAAGAACAGGAAAATAGCAGCCTGTGTAACGTTACCTTTTTGAACGAAGTCTTAGATGAAATTAACATCTAATGAAACGTTTAAACCTTACACTCACAATTCTTGCCTTATCCATAATATGCTACGGTCAGGCAGTCCCAACATCACCCGCGCTAAATAATAAGTTTCAGCAGTTCATAAACGCGTATAATACCGGCGATACGCTTAAGTTTTGCGGATTTTATGCGTCAGAAACCCCAAATGACAAACTGATAGAAAAAAGCGTTAAGCAAACGCTAAGCGAATATTCATTTTCGGGAAAGCTGAAACTTATGAAAGTGAAGCCGACCTCACCGACGGAAACTACCATTGTTGCACGTAATGAAAGCTTTGGCTGCTGGTTCGAGATCTACTGGATAACCGATGCTAACCAACATTATAAAGAGCATCACATGCGCCCGATTCGCCTAAGCTCAGATTTTCTGCAAACAGGCCTGCTCTCGCAACAACAAGTACTTACAGAAGCTGACGCATACATCAAAGGCCTCGCAGACCAAAAAGTATTTGCAGGCAATTTACTGATCGCTAAAGATGGCAAGATATTATACAACAAATCTTTCGGTACCAATCCGGCAGGGGCGCCGAACACCTCGGCTCAACAATTCGACTTGGCATCAATGGGCAAGTTGTTCACAACTATCAGCGTTTTGCAACTAGCAGATCAACACAAATTATCACTCACTGACAGTGTTGGAAAGTTAATACCACAACTGAAAAACAAATCTCTGCGCGGCATAACCGTCGAGCAACTGTTAACACATACTTCCGGCATGGGCGACTTTTTCGAAGACCCGGCTTTTGATCCTATGAACGGTAAGAAATTTACCGAAGCGGATGTTATTCCTGCTATCGAGAAAGATCAATTGCATTTTCCACCGGGTAAAGAATTCCGCTACAGCAACACCGGCTTTTTACTATTGGGCTTGATAGTAGAAAAGCAGTCAGGGCAGGATTTCAAAACTTATGTGCGAGAGCATATTTTTAAACCTGCACAAATGATGTATAGCGAGCCGGCCAACGGCGCTGGTGGCGGCATGTCGACTGTTAACGACATTTACAGTTTCTCCAAAGCGATCAGTGATAATAAATTGTTGTCTCCTGCAACAACAAAGCAGTTTTTAACTTTCAATAATGCCAATTGGGGCTTAGGGCAGGAATATCAACAGTTAGGTAATGAAGTGATCACCGGTCATAGTGGCGGCTTTCCTGGCATATGTACCGAACTGAATATGTATCAAAATGCAGGTTACACCGTTGTTATCCTTTCAAATACAGAGCCGCCATTCGGCCATTTTATATCCGATAAGATCAAAGAATTGGTAGTGAGAAGATAAGGTGTTTAACCATATTCTCTGAAAGGCATCCAAAAACGGATGGCTTTTTTGGTCGGTGGAAGGATATCATTTTTAGCTTTATCCAGGGTGGTGATAAGCATGTGGAAAACGCCGGAATGTTAGTAAAAAACCGTTTACGGGCAGCTAATTTTCGTATCTTCGCAGGTCGGTGTAAAACCGATTGTTGAATGCCTTTAAAGGCACATGTCTGCTAAGAATTATTTAAAAAATGGCCGAAGATACTGAGAACCAAAACAATCACAACGAAGACCGGATAATCCCCATTAATATCGATGAAGAGATGCGATCAGCGTACATCGATTACTCGATGTCTGTTATCGTTTCCCGCGCCCTGCCTGACGTTCGCGACGGCTTGAAACCTGTTCACCGCCGTGTACTTTACGGTATGCTTGACCTGGGCCTTAATAATAATAAACCACATAAGAAATCGGCCCGTATAGTAGGCGAGGTGCTGGGTAAATATCACCCGCATGGCGATACTTCTGTATATGATGCTATGGTACGTATGGCGCAAGACTGGAGCTTACGTTATCCGTTTGTTAACGGCCAGGGTAACTACGGTTCAATTGACGGCGACCAACCTGCGGCAATGCGTTACACAGAAGCAAAGCTCGAGCGTATTGCAGAAGAAATGCTGGCAGATATCAATAAAGATACTATAGATTATCAGCTAAATTTTGACGACTCATTAGAGGAGCCAACGGTGCTGCCTGCAAAAATCCCTAACTTATTGGTGAATGGTGCCAGCGGTATTGCTGTGGGTATGGCTACCAACATGGCGCCACACAACCTTACCGAGGTAATCAACGCTACTGTAGCTTATATAGACGACAGAAATTCTGAAGTTGGCGATTTGATGAAACACATCAAAGGTCCTGACTTTCCGACAGGTGGTATCATTTATGGTGTTGAAGGTGCCCGCGAGGCGTTTGAGACCGGCCGTGGACGTGTAGTTATCCGTGCCCGTGCCGAAATTGAAACTTATGGTGGCGAGCGCGAGCGCATTGTAGTGAGCGAAATTCCTTATCAGGTTAATAAGGCTACAATGATAGAGCGTACCGCCGAGTTGATCAACGAAAAGAAGATCGAAGGCATTACTGCTATCCGCGATGAGTCTAACCGCGAAGGTATCCGCATAGTTTATGAGATCAAACGGGAGGCGAACGCATCTATCGTATTAAACAATCTTTACAAATACACCTCGCTGCAAACCTCTTTCAGCGTAAATAACATCGCGCTTGTTAAAGGGCGTCCAATGTTGCTCAATCTTAAAGACCTGATCCACCATTTTGTGGAACATAGGCACGAGGTTGTTGTACGCCGTACTAAATATGATCTGGCTGAAGCAGAAAAACGCGCGCACATTCTGGAAGGTTTATTGATCGCGTTGGACCATCTGGATGAAGTTATACAACTAATTCGCAGTTCAAATACACCTGACGAAGCCCGCGAAGGCTTGATGGAGCGCTTCGGCTTATCAGACATACAGGCACGTGCCATCCTGGACATGACGCTTCGCCGCTTAACCGGACTTGAGCGTGACAAGATAAAAGATGAGTACGCCGCCTTGATGGAAACCATCGCTTATTTGAAAAAGATACTGGACGACGAAGGTTTGCGTATGCAGATCATCAAAGATGAGTTGCTGGAAATAAAAGAAAAATACGGCGATGAGCGTAAAACAGAGATCGTTCATTCGGCTGCAGAGATGCAAACCGAAGACTTTATAGAAGACGAAGCGGTGGTTATTACCA
It encodes the following:
- a CDS encoding cold-shock protein; the encoded protein is MATGKVKWFNTQKGFGFIITEEGKDLFVHFKDVQGGVNAIKDNDNVEYDVEEGRKGLQAVNVKKV
- a CDS encoding MFS transporter — translated: MPQNDQQLTKNVVFLVLVAALGYFVDIYDLVVFSVIRLKSLADIGVPAAEMRTTGAFVLNMQMAGLLVGGIVWGIIGDKFGRVKVLFGSILLYSLANFANGLVHDITRYAIIRVIAGIGLAGELGAGITLVSETLSKEKRGYGTMVVAVIGLFGAVAAAQVGKHDWRTAYFVGGGLGIVLLALRLGTFESGMYKNVAKIKVAKGNMLMLFNNWSRFYKYLCCILIGAPLWYVVGILVTQSPEFGKALGAKELLDAGTGIMYTYIGIAIGDIAAGLLAQLTKSRKLTMMIFLLLTVVSVATYLGTKNITVSQFITICFFMGFTVGYWATFVTIASEQFGTNIRSTVTTTVPNFVRGALIPISAIFDLLVVHYGMITSGYIMMGALTIISLFALSQLKESFSKDLDYVESDEDPVGQFNVGS
- the hemF gene encoding oxygen-dependent coproporphyrinogen oxidase, encoding MIYKEQIAEDYKQIQADICAALEAMDGKAKFASEEWNREGGGGGLTRIIQNGDSIEKGGVNFSAVHGKLPAAIKKAFGTENDDFFATGVSIVMHPNHPMVPIIHMNIRYFEMPDDTGAEPIRWFGGGIDLTPHYVIEQDAQFFHSKLKSVCDKYDDGFYPRFKTWADDYFFIKHRDETRGVGGIFYDRLKADENISWDNIFEFSKSLGRSFIDIYPELVNRNRNKAYSTENQEWQYMRRSRYAEFNLVYDAGTKFGLETNGRIESILMSLPPMAKWIYDFKPIPGSDEEKTLSLLKKGISWA
- a CDS encoding serine hydrolase domain-containing protein, with product MKRLNLTLTILALSIICYGQAVPTSPALNNKFQQFINAYNTGDTLKFCGFYASETPNDKLIEKSVKQTLSEYSFSGKLKLMKVKPTSPTETTIVARNESFGCWFEIYWITDANQHYKEHHMRPIRLSSDFLQTGLLSQQQVLTEADAYIKGLADQKVFAGNLLIAKDGKILYNKSFGTNPAGAPNTSAQQFDLASMGKLFTTISVLQLADQHKLSLTDSVGKLIPQLKNKSLRGITVEQLLTHTSGMGDFFEDPAFDPMNGKKFTEADVIPAIEKDQLHFPPGKEFRYSNTGFLLLGLIVEKQSGQDFKTYVREHIFKPAQMMYSEPANGAGGGMSTVNDIYSFSKAISDNKLLSPATTKQFLTFNNANWGLGQEYQQLGNEVITGHSGGFPGICTELNMYQNAGYTVVILSNTEPPFGHFISDKIKELVVRR
- the gyrA gene encoding DNA gyrase subunit A; this translates as MAEDTENQNNHNEDRIIPINIDEEMRSAYIDYSMSVIVSRALPDVRDGLKPVHRRVLYGMLDLGLNNNKPHKKSARIVGEVLGKYHPHGDTSVYDAMVRMAQDWSLRYPFVNGQGNYGSIDGDQPAAMRYTEAKLERIAEEMLADINKDTIDYQLNFDDSLEEPTVLPAKIPNLLVNGASGIAVGMATNMAPHNLTEVINATVAYIDDRNSEVGDLMKHIKGPDFPTGGIIYGVEGAREAFETGRGRVVIRARAEIETYGGERERIVVSEIPYQVNKATMIERTAELINEKKIEGITAIRDESNREGIRIVYEIKREANASIVLNNLYKYTSLQTSFSVNNIALVKGRPMLLNLKDLIHHFVEHRHEVVVRRTKYDLAEAEKRAHILEGLLIALDHLDEVIQLIRSSNTPDEAREGLMERFGLSDIQARAILDMTLRRLTGLERDKIKDEYAALMETIAYLKKILDDEGLRMQIIKDELLEIKEKYGDERKTEIVHSAAEMQTEDFIEDEAVVITISHEGYIKRTALTEYRRQARGGKGAIGSNSRDEDFIEHLLIASNHNYMLFFTEAGRCFWLRVFEIPEGTRTSKGRAIQNIINIPKEEKIKAFIKLINLKDQEYLQNNFIIMCTAKGTIKKTSLEAYSRPRSNGINAININEGDTLLAANLTTGTSEIVMALRSGRAIRFNESTVRPMGRNATGVRGISLENEQDEVVGMISINDAGTSVLVVSEKGYGKRTDIDDYRVTNRGGKGVKTISITEKTGKLVAIKDVTDQDDLMIINKSGIIIRIAVSEMRVMGRATQGVRLITFKGNDEIASIAKIEHSEEEEIEDTLTQLEGTEGTLLPTEAETLGVPDDTEAPEDVADIDEEDAASPDDDNE